One segment of Solanum stenotomum isolate F172 chromosome 1, ASM1918654v1, whole genome shotgun sequence DNA contains the following:
- the LOC125867283 gene encoding (+)-neomenthol dehydrogenase-like isoform X4 yields the protein MAEAPNFLATQRIAVVSGGNKGIGLEICRQLASKGILVILTARDEKKGNEAVINMLKMDGHSNYNIIFHQLDVTDIFSIVRLKDFIKDRFGKLDILVNNAAILGVLLDKDFIISPQQDLFIEKMKVATQTIDIAEECIKTNYYGAKWMIQELLPLLQLSDSPRIVNVSSSAGKLQHVHNEWAIGVLNNCDNLTEDKVDEVFNVFLKDFKEDLLESKNWPQTISAYVVSKAALNGYTRVLAKKYPNFLINCVCPGSVKTDLRCYSGILTSEEGAQSPVWLALLPQGGPSGNFYIRKELSPF from the exons ATGGCTGAAGCTCCCAACTTCCTGGCAACTCAACG GATTGCAGTTGTAAGTGGAGGCAACAAAGGGATAGGATTAGAAATATGTAGACAACTAGCATCAAAGGGAATATTGGTGATTTTAACAGCAAGAGATGAGAAAAAAGGGAATGAAGCTGTCATTAATATGTTAAAGATGGATGGCCACTCTAATtataatatcatttttcatCAACTTGATGTGACTGACATTTTTAGTATTGTAAGACTCAAAGATTTCATCAAGGACAGATTTGGCAAACTTGATATCTTG GTGAATAATGCGGCAATTCTTGGAGTGCTTTTggataaagattttattataagcCCACAA CAAGACTTATTCATTGAGAAAATGAAGGTAGCCACTCAAACTATTGATATAGCTGAAGAATGTATAAAAACAAATTACTATGGTGCAAAATGGATGATACAAGAATTATTACCTCTACTTCAATTATCTGATTCACCACGTATTGTCAATGTCTCCTCCTCTGCTGGAAAGCTCCAA CATGTACACAATGAATGGGCTATAGGAGTCTTAAATAATTGTGACAATCTAACAGAAGACAAAGTGGATGAG gtttttaatgtttttctcaAAGATTTCAAGGAGGATTTGTTAGAAAGCAAAAATTGGCCTCAAACTATATCTGCTTATGTTGTATCAAAAGCAGCACTAAATGGTTACACAAGAGTATTGGCTAAGAAATACCCAAATTTTCTCATAAATTGTGTATGTCCAGGTTCTGTGAAAACTGATTTACGTTGCTATTCTGGCATATTGACTAGTGAAGAGGGTGCTCAAAGTCCTGTTTGGCTTGCTCTTTTACCTCAGGGAGGTCCATCAGGAAACTTCTATATTAGGAAAGAGCTCTCACCTTTCTAA
- the LOC125867283 gene encoding (+)-neomenthol dehydrogenase-like isoform X2 has protein sequence MAEAPNFLATQRIAVVSGGNKGIGLEICRQLASKGILVILTARDEKKGNEAVINMLKMDGHSNYNIIFHQLDVTDIFSIVRLKDFIKDRFGKLDILVNNAAILGVLLDKDFIISPQQDLFIEKMKVATQTIDIAEECIKTNYYGAKWMIQELLPLLQLSDSPRIVNVSSSAGKLQYVRNEWAIGVLNDCDNLTEDKVDEVFNVFLKDFKEDLLESKNWPQTISAYVVSKAALNGYTRVLAKKYPNFLINCVCPGSVKTDLRCYSGILTSEEGAQSPVWLALLPQGGPSGNFYIRKELSPF, from the exons ATGGCTGAAGCTCCCAACTTCCTGGCAACTCAACG GATTGCAGTTGTAAGTGGAGGCAACAAAGGGATAGGATTAGAAATATGTAGACAACTAGCATCAAAGGGAATATTGGTGATTTTAACAGCAAGAGATGAGAAAAAAGGGAATGAAGCTGTCATTAATATGTTAAAGATGGATGGCCACTCTAATtataatatcatttttcatCAACTTGATGTGACTGACATTTTTAGTATTGTAAGACTCAAAGATTTCATCAAGGACAGATTTGGCAAACTTGATATCTTG GTGAATAATGCGGCAATTCTTGGAGTGCTTTTggataaagattttattataagcCCACAA CAAGACTTATTCATTGAGAAAATGAAGGTAGCCACTCAAACTATTGATATAGCTGAAGAATGTATAAAAACAAATTACTATGGTGCAAAATGGATGATACAAGAATTATTACCTCTACTTCAATTATCTGATTCACCACGTATTGTCAATGTCTCCTCCTCTGCTGGAAAGCTCCAA TATGTACGCAATGAATGGGCTATAGGAGTCTTAAATGATTGTGATAATCTAACAGAAGACAAAGTGGATGaggtttttaatgtttttctcaAAGATTTCAAGGAGGATTTGTTAGAAAGCAAAAATTGGCCTCAAACTATATCTGCTTATGTTGTATCAAAAGCAGCACTAAATGGTTACACAAGAGTATTGGCTAAGAAATACCCAAATTTTCTCATAAATTGTGTATGTCCAGGTTCTGTGAAAACTGATTTACGTTGCTATTCTGGCATATTGACTAGTGAAGAGGGTGCTCAAAGTCCTGTTTGGCTTGCTCTTTTACCTCAGGGAGGTCCATCAGGAAACTTCTATATTAGGAAAGAGCTCTCACCTTTCTAA
- the LOC125867283 gene encoding (+)-neomenthol dehydrogenase-like isoform X1, whose protein sequence is MAEAPNFLATQRIAVVSGGNKGIGLEICRQLASKGILVILTARDEKKGNEAVINMLKMDGHSNYNIIFHQLDVTDIFSIVRLKDFIKDRFGKLDILVNNAAILGVLLDKDFIISPQQDLFIEKMKVATQTIDIAEECIKTNYYGAKWMIQELLPLLQLSDSPRIVNVSSSAGKLQHVHNEWAIGVLNNCDNLTEDKVDEVLNVFLKDFKESSLESKNWPQIVSAYTLSKAALNGYTRILAKKYPNFLINCVCPGYVKTDLCCNSGILTVEEGAQSPVWLALLPQGGPSGNFYNRKELSSF, encoded by the exons ATGGCTGAAGCTCCCAACTTCCTGGCAACTCAACG GATTGCAGTTGTAAGTGGAGGCAACAAAGGGATAGGATTAGAAATATGTAGACAACTAGCATCAAAGGGAATATTGGTGATTTTAACAGCAAGAGATGAGAAAAAAGGGAATGAAGCTGTCATTAATATGTTAAAGATGGATGGCCACTCTAATtataatatcatttttcatCAACTTGATGTGACTGACATTTTTAGTATTGTAAGACTCAAAGATTTCATCAAGGACAGATTTGGCAAACTTGATATCTTG GTGAATAATGCGGCAATTCTTGGAGTGCTTTTggataaagattttattataagcCCACAA CAAGACTTATTCATTGAGAAAATGAAGGTAGCCACTCAAACTATTGATATAGCTGAAGAATGTATAAAAACAAATTACTATGGTGCAAAATGGATGATACAAGAATTATTACCTCTACTTCAATTATCTGATTCACCACGTATTGTCAATGTCTCCTCCTCTGCTGGAAAGCTCCAA CATGTACACAATGAATGGGCTATAGGAGTCTTAAATAATTGTGACAATCTAACAGAAGACAAAGTGGATGAGGTTTTGAATGTTTTTCTCAAAGATTTCAAAGAGAGTTCGTTAGAAAGCAAAAATTGGCCTCAAATAGTATCTGCTTATACACTATCAAAAGCAGCACTAAATGGTTACACAAGGATATTGGCTAAAAAATACCCAAATTTTCTCATAAATTGTGTTTGTCCAGGTTATGTGAAAACTGATTTATGTTGCAATTCTGGCATATTGACTGTTGAAGAGGGTGCTCAAAGTCCTGTTTGGCTTGCTCTTTTACCTCAGGGAGGCCCATCAGGAAACTTCTACAATAGGAAAGAGCTCTCATCTTTCTAA
- the LOC125868755 gene encoding NAD-dependent malic enzyme 59 kDa isoform, mitochondrial, whose product MWRVARSAASTFRRTRRLSTAISAPCIVHKRGADILHDPWFNKDTGFPMTERDRLGLRGLLPPRVISFEQQYDRFMESFRSLEKNTEGQPDSVVSLAKWRILNRLHDRNETLYYRVLIDNIKDFAPIIYTPTVGLVCQNYSGLFRRPRGMYFSAKDKGEMMSMIFNWPSTQVDMIVLTDGSRILGLGDLGVQGIGIPIGKLDMYVAAAGINPQRVLPVMLDVGTNNQKLLEDPLYLGLRQPRLEGEEYLSIVDEFVEAVHARWPKAVVQFEDFQAKWAFETLDRYRKKFCMFNDDIQGTAGVALAGLLGTVRAQGRPLTDFANQKIVVVGAGSAGLGVLKMALQAVSRMTGPSADPHFFLLDKNGLITKDRKDIDPAALPFAKAHHEIEGLGLQEGAGLAEVVKKVKPHVLLGLSGVGGIFHEEVLRAMKESDSVRPAIFAMSNPTNNAECCPVDAFKLAGEDIVFASGSPFANVDLGNGKIGHVNQANNMYLFPGIGLGALLSGARNISDTMLEAAAECLASYMSDDEINRGILYPSIDDIRDITAEVGAAVLRAAVAEDLAEGHGEVGVRELQHMSKEETIEHVRQNMWYPVYGPLVHE is encoded by the exons ATGTGGAGAGTGGCTCGATCTGCAGCGTCGACTTTCCGCCGTACGCGGCGGTTATCGACGGCGATTTCAGCTCCATGTATCGTACACAAGCGCGGTGCTGATATTCTTCATGATCCTTGGTTCAATAAG GACACGGGATTCCCAATGACGGAAAGAGATCGATTGGGTCTGCGCGGTCTCCTCCCACCTCGTGTAATATCATTTGAACAGCAATATGACCGCTTCA TGGAGTCATTTCGGTCACTTGAGAAAAATACTGAGGGTCAACCAGACAGTGTTGTTTCGTTAGCAAAATGGAGGATCTTAAACAGGCTGCATGACAGGAATGAGACACTGTACTACCGA GTTCTAATTGACAATATCAAAGATTTTGCTCCCATAATATACACTCCAACAGTAGGATTGGTTTGCCAAAACTACTCTGGTTTGTTTAGACGTCCACGTGGCATGTATTTCAGTGCCAAAGATAAGGGAGAGATGATGTCAATGATCTTCAACTGGCCTTCTACTCAG GTAGACATGATTGTGCTGACAGATGGAAGTCGTATTCTTGGCCTTGGCGATCTTGGAGTTCAGGGGATAGGTATACCAATTGGAAAACTTGACATGTATGTAGCAGCTGCTGGTATCAACCCACAAAGA GTGCTCCCAGTTATGCTTGACGTCGGGACCAACAATCAGAAGCTTCTAGAAGATCCTCTTT ATCTTGGACTGCGACAACCTAGGTTGGAAGGAGAAgaatatttgtcaatagttgaTGAATTTGTGGAAGCTGTTCATGCTCGTTGGCCAAAGGCTGTTGTGCAG TTTGAGGATTTTCAAGCAAAGTGGGCTTTTGAGACACTGGATCGCTATCGGAAAAAGTTTTGCATGTTCAATGATGATATACAG GGAACAGCTGGTGTTGCTCTTGCTGGGCTATTAGGAACTGTTAGGGCACAGGGCCGACCACTGACTGATTTTGCCAACCAAAAGATAGTGGTAGTTGGAGCAGGAAG TGCGGGGCTTGGTGTTCTTAAGATGGCATTACAAGCCGTTTCAAGAATGACTGGACCATCAGCAGATCCCCACTTTTTTCTTCTGGATAAAAAT GGTCTTATCACAAAGGATAGGAAAGATATTGATCCAGCAGCATTACCATTTGCTAAAGCCCATCACGAGATTGAGGGGCTAGGACTACAGGAGGGAGCAGGGCTCGCTGAAGTG GTCAAAAAGGTGAAGCCTCATGTACTTCTTGGTTTGTCAGGAGTTGGAGGCATATTTCATGAGGAG GTGCTGAGGGCCATGAAAGAGTCAGATTCTGTTAGACCTGCAATTTTCGCCATGTCAAATCCTACAAACAATG CTGAATGCTGTCCTGTTGATGCTTTCAAGCTTGCTGGAGAAGATATTGTTTTTGCTAGTGGGAGTCCCTTTGCAAATGTTGATCTAG GGAATGGTAAGATAGGCCATGTAAATCAAGCGAATAACATGTATCTCTTCCCTGG CATTGGGCTAGGAGCTCTTCTTTCTGGCGCTCGAAACATAAGTGATACAATGTTAGAAGCTGCTGCTGAGTG CCTCGCTTCTTACATGTCTGATGACGAAATCAATAGAGGAATCTTGTATCCATCCATTGACGA TATTCGGGATATTACAGCAGAGGTGGGAGCTGCAGTTTTACGGGCTGCTGTTGCTGAAGACCTGGCAGAAGGTCACGGTGAGGTTGGGGTAAGAGAGTTGCAGCATATGTCAAAG GAAGAGACGATTGAACACGTGAGACAAAATATGTGGTATCCCGTCTATGGCCCTCTTGTTCACGAATAG